Sequence from the Ziziphus jujuba cultivar Dongzao chromosome 9, ASM3175591v1 genome:
TCTCACATGGTTTTGTTGCTTCCTTTATTAAACTAAGTTGTTGATCTGGTGTCTTGGGGGAAATCATTGCCTTTCTACATGAAACAACTCTAGAAGGTTAAaaaaggagaggaaaaaaaagaaaaaaagaaagctgtttaattaatttcaggAGATCTACATTCCTCATCATTcaaggaaataaagaaagcaTTTACTATTCACCTTTTGggcttcaaaattttcttctccATCATTGGTGATTTTGTCCTTTCCTCTGAGGTCTGCACCATTTTAACCTGGCCTTTTTTCTTGTGTGAATCTGTGAGGCTGGTTTTCTGGTTCCTCAAACTGGTAGTTCTCATCCTTctctgtatatatgtataataataaaagttttagACAAAGTATCTACGttgagaattattattattattcttatgtaTGATTTTGACTCACAGGTTGATCCACATTTGTTCTTCTTCTGTCCATTCTCTTTTCGCAGTCTTCATGTTGGTTCTCATTTTTCTAATCAGaaatattgtattaatttaaatctttattCATCTTAGGATGAGAAAGAAGTATTTTTAGACtataaatataactaaagtaCCTGGATCATGTTCTGATGTTTTCTCAATGATTTTGTTGTTGCAGGGAGCTGCTTAACTGACTTGATTTCGTTAAGTGGTGTGGGAAGTTTTTTCTCCAGATTTGCTTCCTTGAGAATCCTTCTTTCCTAGAATCAAACAAATTGTATCAGATTCAAGCTCACCGCTTCTTAAATAAACTGATcactaaaaattttaacatacatcAGTTCTTAGCCTGAAAGGCTTGGGATTTGTAGGCTTGGGTTTCTTATACTTTGCTTCCTGAACATTGAGGGCTACAGAGGTAGAATTCTTTTTCAAAGTCTTCTTTGTTACTTGATTAACCTGCATCATTTTCAAGTTGTGTACAAAcatcagaaaagaaaaaggcttAAGAAACTGACTTGAAGTATGTATGTTTCTTGCATCTTTTGAATaagggaagaagaaaagccacCTTCTTTGTGTTTTCCGAAGTATCATGGTTGCCAAGAATCCCCCTCTCCAAACAAGCATTCAGTCCTCTGTAATCATTTGAACAActtttattacatttaattaatatatatggaaataacTTTCTAGAAAACTGAAAAGcagaaaagaaaatgtattaAGTGAAACAAAGTTATGCACCTGTTACAATCAGAAGCTGAAGCATTTTCTTTATCATCACTCTCTATCACTTCGTCATCGTTTTCTGTGTTATCAGAGACCAAAGCATTTTCTTTATCATCGCCATCTGTGTTTTCATGGAAGTTATTCTTCCGCAAACTTGGTTTGATTTTCTCTTCGTGATCACTTGTGTTTGGATCACTGTCTCCTGAGACCCTCTCTTCGGAACTTTTCAAGGAGGTAGTATCACCTCTTGAGGTATCTGACAAAATTTCAAGTGGATGATCACTTGGTGATGGTTCTGAGGTTTTAACAGTCTTCAAACACTCTTGATGCCCATTTGCTTCACCATTTTTAGAAGCTCCTTGTACACAATCTCCTTCCAAAGAACCGTCCCTTGATTTATCATCAATCTCCATGTCACTTAAATCATTTTCAACCCTTTCACGAGGCACAGGATCATGGCACTGTTTTAACTCTGCATCCTTGTTCTTCCTCTTCATACACTTTGAGGGTTTGCCTTCTTGGTCCTTGTGAATGTTCGAACGCAATGAGTCAAAAACCCGGCTCTTAACCTCTCGTCCTCTAACTTGTTTTCTAGATGTATCCGAAGCCAATGGCTTGTTATACCCTAATTTATGTTTCTTTCCATCTGCAATATCAAGCTTCTTCATAGCTGCACACATTTTTCTCAAAGGAGTATTCAATTCTACCGAGATCTTTGTCTTAACAACCTTTTTAGGAGAGTGAAAGACTAGAGCTTTCGCTACAATCCTGTTCTTTGGCACCATAACATCTGTTGCTTTGGGATTCCGTACACTTCGAAATGTATCTGGATTTGAGGTTTGCTTTCTGTTGTTGTTCCTTGGAGTAGTTAAAGCCTTATTCGCAACGCATGATTGTTTTGAATTGGCATTTGGGGTTGCACTGACATTCCAAAGAGGCCTGCCTTTGTCCTTGCCATCAACTTTCTTTTGAGAAATTGAAGAAATTACAGCCAATCTTGCTACTCTAGGCCTTGAAGATTTTGGAGGAGCCGTAAGTGGGCATTTCAAACTCGAACTAACAAACCCAAAATAGAAACAATTATTAAAAGCACAATTACAGAAAATAAGTGAAAGGAGAATTCAAACTCCGTCACTGAAGCTTTTATTAATACCTTTGTGGctttctatttaatattttacgaAGCTTTATGTTAGGACTCCTTGCCGCCATAGCCTGTATGTATATAAGTTTCAAACACTATGAGGTCTAAATACAGTAAACAACAAGTTTATTACTGAAAACCAACTCAATTgaaccaaaaatattataacCAACCCGAAGAACAAAATCTTTGTATACTGCTTCAGAATCCAACTCTTCTTCATGCTTCTGATCACACCCTGTTGAACAAATGCTACAAAACTTAAGAAAAGGGAAATctaagaaattatatatttagaaagaattatatatttagAAAGAATTAAACAAACTTtcaagaaattatatatttagaaaGAATTAAACAAACTTTCAAGTCAATCATGTGAAAAAGATGAAACAAAATGCAGTACTTGGCAATCACAGAGTAGCTAACAGTAACAGCTAAACACCAACAATGCACTAAAAAGATTCTTTTTAACTTCTCATGTAAAAGCATAATAACCACAATACCCTCAGATTTGCAAGTTTTGGACCTTTGCAATAAAATTCAATTCAGGTGGATTAAAGACCAACCAAACAGTTGTCTTTGCATTATCCTTGAGAAGCTGACGAAACCCTAAAAACTCATTTAACTCGGGTGTTTCTCTATCTATCAAAATTCCCATATGAAGTGATCTTTGAACTGCTAAATATAGCATATAATTTAGCTAAATTAAGCTTTTTGAACTCCCAATTTAGCTCTCAACAAACAAATTGCACACTCTCAAACttaaaattcaattcaaaagcaaaaaaagaagcaaactaaacatttaaaaaaaaaaaaaaaaaggggaaaatttTAAGATCCAGAGGCTCTGTTTGCTCCTTTCAGCTTGATCTGAGCAAAagtggtttttattttagagtaGACGTAACGAACCGACGCGCAAGCAGAACCAGTAACGGTCATCTGGACGGTACTGATCGGGCAAAGTGAAGTCGACGAACTTAGGAGCCTCGATCTTCTCGTAGAACTCGTCGCCGGCGGCTTCTTCGCGGTTGATCTGCGGAGACTGAACTTCCTCCATGGTTTTTagcgagagaaagagagagagagaaagctaggGTTTTGGGAGGAGAAGAGCGTAGTTTGGGTTCTGTAATGGCGATGAGGTATCCGAGGAAGAATGGTGATTGTTTTAAATGctggggggagagagagagagatagatgtCTGACCGAACCTCTGGAAGTAGCCGttgtgaaaaaattaaaaactagaaagagaaaaaagaaaaggtttttgTTTTTCGGACAAGGGACTCATCCAAACGGCATTTCTAGGGTGTTTCggtaatttcatattcaatacaCTCTGCAAAACGATTGGGTCTTGTAACGGGAAAATCTGAGTTTCGGGTCCTATGTATGGGTTATCGGCATGATATTGTCAAGCCCAAGACCAAGCCCAAGCCCAAACCCAACATTAATGTaatgcatttattattattattattattattttcctttataaagaaaaccaaaaagatTTATGtccagaaaatatttattttttgcgtaGTAATCATTTTGGTTATGGTAATTTAAAGATTCACCATCTGGGATggatagcttttttttttttttttttttggttgcattaCTTTAATAAAGCAACATTTACATGGCACAAATAGTTTTAACGTTGGATAAAATCCAAAGTAATTATTTCAAAACTCCATTTTTCATAGTGGTAAAACCTGAACAATAATCTTAAATTCGAATTCTTCGTTTCtaatctaaaaaacaaaaagaatttaaTGAATGTACCTACATAGTATGCAGTATATATGAGATTTAGCATCACAaacattcattatttttttct
This genomic interval carries:
- the LOC107427471 gene encoding uncharacterized protein LOC107427471 isoform X1; this translates as MEEVQSPQINREEAAGDEFYEKIEAPKFVDFTLPDQYRPDDRYWFCLRVGCDQKHEEELDSEAVYKDFVLRAMAARSPNIKLRKILNRKPQSSSLKCPLTAPPKSSRPRVARLAVISSISQKKVDGKDKGRPLWNVSATPNANSKQSCVANKALTTPRNNNRKQTSNPDTFRSVRNPKATDVMVPKNRIVAKALVFHSPKKVVKTKISVELNTPLRKMCAAMKKLDIADGKKHKLGYNKPLASDTSRKQVRGREVKSRVFDSLRSNIHKDQEGKPSKCMKRKNKDAELKQCHDPVPRERVENDLSDMEIDDKSRDGSLEGDCVQGASKNGEANGHQECLKTVKTSEPSPSDHPLEILSDTSRGDTTSLKSSEERVSGDSDPNTSDHEEKIKPSLRKNNFHENTDGDDKENALVSDNTENDDEVIESDDKENASASDCNRGLNACLERGILGNHDTSENTKKVNQVTKKTLKKNSTSVALNVQEAKYKKPKPTNPKPFRLRTDERRILKEANLEKKLPTPLNEIKSVKQLPATTKSLRKHQNMIQKNENQHEDCEKRMDRRRTNVDQPRRMRTTSLRNQKTSLTDSHKKKGQVKMVQTSEERTKSPMMEKKILKPKRKAMISPKTPDQQLSLIKEATKPCENGEPRSRAPKSRGRRPTTVPKEPNFHTIHVPKSCTRKII
- the LOC107427471 gene encoding uncharacterized protein LOC107427471 isoform X2 produces the protein MEEVQSPQINREEAAGDEFYEKIEAPKFVDFTLPDQYRPDDRYWFCLRVGCDQKHEEELDSEAVYKDFVLRAMAARSPNIKLRKILNRKPQSSSLKCPLTAPPKSSRPRVARLAVISSISQKKVDGKDKGRPLWNVSATPNANSKQSCVANKALTTPRNNNRKQTSNPDTFRSVRNPKATDVMVPKNRIVAKALVFHSPKKVVKTKISVELNTPLRKMCAAMKKLDIADGKKHKLGYNKPLASDTSRKQVRGREVKSRVFDSLRSNIHKDQEGKPSKCMKRKNKDAELKQCHDPVPRERVENDLSDMEIDDKSRDGSLEGDCVQGASKNGEANGHQECLKTVKTSEPSPSDHPLEILSDTSRGDTTSLKSSEERVSGDSDPNTSDHEEKIKPSLRKNNFHENTDGDDKENALVSDNTENDDEVIESDDKENASASDCNRGLNACLERGILGNHDTSENTKKVNQVTKKTLKKNSTSVALNVQEAKYKKPKPTNPKPFRLRTDERRILKEANLEKKLPTPLNEIKSVKQLPATTKSLRKHQNMIQKNENQHEDCEKRMDRRRTNVDQPRRMRTTSLRNQKTSLTDSHKKKGQVKMVQTSEERTKSPMMEKKILKPKRQ